TGGCTTTAGCTCTCGAAAAGGAGCTAATCATCAAAACAATGTAATACAAAGCAATCCGCACAATGAAGCTAGAAGAAAAGGATAGCCCCTCCAAAAACGACCAAATAGAAGCGTATCTTTCCGCTCAGTACGAGTTTCGGTACAACACCGTATTACACCGAGCGGAGTATCGTCCACGAGGAACAGGCGATTACACCGCCGTAGACCGCTATCGTATCAACACCCTCAAGCGAGCCTTGGACAAGGAGGCCAACATACAGACCTCCACAGATAATCTGTACAGCATTATTGAGAGCGATTTCTCCACACGTATCAATCCCGTGCAAGACTATTTCCGAGCCTTACCGCTGACGAAAGGTAATGCGGAAGCTATCACAGCTCTTGCCGACTGCGTGCGAGTAACCAATTCTGAGAAATGGGAGGAATACCTTACCAAGTGGCTCGTGGCCGTAGTAGCCAATGCTATGGACGACAAGCAGTGTCGCAATCACACCTGCCTTGTTCTGACAGGAGAGCAAGGCAAGTTCAAAACGACCTTTCTAGACCTGCTCTGCCCACCAGCTCTATCCGACTACCGCTATACAGGAAAGATATATCCGCAGGAGAAAGATGTGCTGAGCCTTATCGGGCAAAACCTCATCATCAACATTGACGACCAACTCAAAGCCCTCAACAAGCGAGATGAAAACGAACTGAAGAACCTGATAACCTGTCCGCAGGTGAAGTACCGTATGCCTTACGAGAAGCACATTGAGGAGCGCCCCCACTTGGCAAGCTTCGTGGCATCGGTCAATGGCAACGACTTCCTCACCGACCCGACAGGGAGCAGACGCTTCCTCCCCTTTGAAGTTCTGGCGATAGATATAGACAGTGCTAAAGCGATCCCGATGGATGCTGTTTACAGAGACGCTAAAGGGCTCCTGCATGAAGGCTTTCGCTATTGGTTCAATGATGAAGAGATTGTCGAGTTGCATAGAAACAGCGAAGCCTTCCAAGTCTATACGACAGAGATGGAGCTGTTGCTCCGCTACTTCACATTTCCCTCGGAAGCTGAGATGGCTACGAAACGCTTCTATATGACCAATTCGGAGATTGTAGGGTATCTCTCCTGCTATACCCGACAACCCCTCTCTCCCAAACGGATGGGAGAAGCGTTGCGAAAGGTGGGCTATATGAGAGAGTGTCGCAGGATAAATGGCAATCCCGTATATGTCTATGCCGTCCGTAAGATTTGCCCCGAGCAACCGCCATAGCACTCTGTTGTTGCACTCCCTTTGTAATACCCCTTTCTCTTTTCTTTCCTATTCTCCTTACTACGTTACTACAACTAAGGATAATACAGTGAAAGAGAAAGGATTACAGAAGACATTCATCTTACGACATAGCTTACTACAATCCTTCTACGCTTCTACAGCTGGATAGAGAACCAGTGGTGTAGACAGATGGTGTAGTAGGATAAGCCCCGACAAAGTGTTACACTTTTCTCTTTCACTGTCAACGACTTATCCTAGTGTAGAAAGGTAGTAAGATAAAAAGGGGAAAACTCCAAAAAGAGAAAATCAAGAAAACAGAACATGCGATGAGACTGCAAAGAAAGAATATGAAGAACCCGTGAACAATGAATACGAACAATCCAAATCCAAAGACAACAACAATGAACAACGAGTATTACGATCTACAACACCTTAAGGCAATACCAATAGCCGACTATCTGCATACCACCTATGGTGTCGAACCTGCCAAGCGGTACAACGGCTATGCCCTTTATCATGCACCCTACCGAGAAGACTTCAATGCTAGTATGAAGGTAGACTTTCGGGAGAACTTGTGGCACGACTACGGCACAGGTCAAGGCGGAAGCATCATAGACCTTGTGATGCGTATGCAAGGGTGTAGTGCTTATGAAGCAATGAAGCATCTTGCTGGAAAGCGAGAGACAATAGTTGCACCCTCTTCCTTTCACCGTGAAGCTCTCATAGAGCACAGAAGAGATGAGCCGAGAGCAAATAATAGAAGGCATATCCTCTCCATCAGCGATGAGTTGCCCTCACATCTGCAACGCTATCTTCAAGAGGTTCGCAAGATAGATCTTGCAGCGGCAAGTGCTTATCTCCGTCACATCCACTACGAAGTAGGAGGACAAGAATACTCCGCCATCGGATTTCCCAATCGTTCTGGTGGATATGAGCTTCGAGATGACAGAGCATTCAAGGGGACTATTGCTCCAAAGGATATATCTGTGATTGCAGGACGAGAGGAGAACGCCCCTCTCTGCATCTTTGAAGGCTTTATGGATTTCCTTTCCCTTCTTACGATAAATGGAAAAGAAACGGCTCCTTGCCTTGTATTGAACTCGGTCAGCAATATTTCGCGAGCCATCGCCTATCTCCATGAGCAAGACATTAACTCCGTTCGAGCGTTCCTCGATAATGACCCAGTAGGACGACAAGCACTCCTTACTATCCAATCATCAGGTGTGACCGTAGAGGATATGAGCAGGCACTATGTCCGATACAAAGACCTCAACGAGTATCTTGTGGCGCAACGAGAAGCGCAGAAACAGAAAATAGTCCCTCGTAAAAAGGGGCTTAGACGATAACGCAAAAGAGAGAAATTTCAACAACGGAACCATCGGGTATTCGAAGAGACTAGAGCTGTAAAGCGTATAGATGGGAGCCTTTGTTTCAAGAGTTATGGCACTCCCTCGGAGTTGCAAGTTTGCAGGGGCAAACTTAGAAACAAAGACTCAGTGCATTCAGAGAATGCGAGCACTTCAAAGGCAAGCTGCGGGACAGGGCGGAGCGGGCATTTGGAGAAATGCCATAGCTCATTAGGGCATTTTCTTCACGCTCCACTCCGTTACCGCTAAAAAAGCCCTCCTGAGCCAAGGGGTTACAGCCCCTTTGGATA
The sequence above is a segment of the Porphyromonas vaginalis genome. Coding sequences within it:
- a CDS encoding toprim domain-containing protein; translated protein: MNNEYYDLQHLKAIPIADYLHTTYGVEPAKRYNGYALYHAPYREDFNASMKVDFRENLWHDYGTGQGGSIIDLVMRMQGCSAYEAMKHLAGKRETIVAPSSFHREALIEHRRDEPRANNRRHILSISDELPSHLQRYLQEVRKIDLAAASAYLRHIHYEVGGQEYSAIGFPNRSGGYELRDDRAFKGTIAPKDISVIAGREENAPLCIFEGFMDFLSLLTINGKETAPCLVLNSVSNISRAIAYLHEQDINSVRAFLDNDPVGRQALLTIQSSGVTVEDMSRHYVRYKDLNEYLVAQREAQKQKIVPRKKGLRR
- a CDS encoding VapE domain-containing protein, whose translation is MKLEEKDSPSKNDQIEAYLSAQYEFRYNTVLHRAEYRPRGTGDYTAVDRYRINTLKRALDKEANIQTSTDNLYSIIESDFSTRINPVQDYFRALPLTKGNAEAITALADCVRVTNSEKWEEYLTKWLVAVVANAMDDKQCRNHTCLVLTGEQGKFKTTFLDLLCPPALSDYRYTGKIYPQEKDVLSLIGQNLIINIDDQLKALNKRDENELKNLITCPQVKYRMPYEKHIEERPHLASFVASVNGNDFLTDPTGSRRFLPFEVLAIDIDSAKAIPMDAVYRDAKGLLHEGFRYWFNDEEIVELHRNSEAFQVYTTEMELLLRYFTFPSEAEMATKRFYMTNSEIVGYLSCYTRQPLSPKRMGEALRKVGYMRECRRINGNPVYVYAVRKICPEQPP